The genomic interval ATGAAATTAGATTTTTCTGAAAGTAACAGGGATTTGCTTCACCGGGATTTATCAGAAACTTCTGTTTTTTCAGATTATGTATTTAAAGAATTATTGAGGAATAATACTTATACCGGTATTGGAGGTTATAATGAAAACCGTGTCATTTACAAGCAAAAGGAACATTTTACCAAACAGGAAGAAAATCCGCGCTGTATTCATTTAGGAGCTGATATTTGGGCCGATGCAGGGGAAACCATCTATGCACCACTAAACGGAGAGGTGCATAGTTTTGCTTTCAACGATCAGTATGGAGATTATGGCCCGACGATTATTTTGAAACACGAATTGGAAGGACACCCATTTTACACATTATATGGCCATCTATCTCTTGATTCACTGGATGGACTGTATGAAAAAAAACCGGTTTTAGCAGGTGAAAAAATAGCAGCAATTGGAAATTATCCAGTAAACGGAGATTGGCCACCACATTTACATTTTCAGATAATCACTGAAATCAGCACACATAAAGGCGATTTTCCAGGGGTTTGCAGTATTCAGGATCAGGAATATTACCTTTCTGTTTGTCCGGATCCTGATTTGATATTGAGAGTTGAAAAAATCAGTTAATCAATATTATTGACTAATTACAATGCGCACGAATAAATTTTATGCGTATATTAGCTTTATGAAAACAAGACTTAATATAACAATTGAAGGTGCACTACTTTCCAATGTAAAGAAATATGCAGCTTCCAAAGAAATTAGCGTTTCTCAAATTGTAGAAGATTATTTCAGAAGTTTAATAAAACCGGATTTTAAGAAGAAAAGCATTATTGACCTCGTTAATCAGCTAGAAACCCCACATCAGATTAATAAGGAGTTGGACTTAAAAAAATCTTTTTACGAAGATAATTCTGAGAAATATGGCTTCTAAGGTCTTTATTGATGCCAATATTTTATTAGACTTTTTATTGAAAAGAAA from Dyadobacter sp. NIV53 carries:
- a CDS encoding peptidoglycan DD-metalloendopeptidase family protein, translating into MKLDFSESNRDLLHRDLSETSVFSDYVFKELLRNNTYTGIGGYNENRVIYKQKEHFTKQEENPRCIHLGADIWADAGETIYAPLNGEVHSFAFNDQYGDYGPTIILKHELEGHPFYTLYGHLSLDSLDGLYEKKPVLAGEKIAAIGNYPVNGDWPPHLHFQIITEISTHKGDFPGVCSIQDQEYYLSVCPDPDLILRVEKIS
- a CDS encoding DUF6364 family protein, which codes for MKTRLNITIEGALLSNVKKYAASKEISVSQIVEDYFRSLIKPDFKKKSIIDLVNQLETPHQINKELDLKKSFYEDNSEKYGF